In a single window of the Gemmatimonadota bacterium genome:
- a CDS encoding helix-turn-helix domain-containing protein, with translation MPRSSPYVITLTPKERKVLEARAHQYTLSYRDVVRAKIVLLAAEGLENKQIGERLDMPRPVVSKWRKRFFRKRLAGLEDRSRRGRPSAFPPLEWSPR, from the coding sequence ATGCCCAGATCAAGCCCGTATGTTATCACGCTGACGCCGAAGGAACGGAAGGTGCTCGAGGCAAGGGCGCACCAGTATACGTTATCGTATCGAGATGTGGTACGCGCCAAGATCGTTCTGCTCGCCGCCGAGGGCCTAGAGAACAAGCAGATCGGAGAGCGTCTCGATATGCCGCGTCCCGTCGTGAGCAAGTGGCGCAAGCGCTTCTTTCGAAAACGTCTCGCGGGACTCGAGGATCGTTCCCGCAGAGGTCGACCCTCTGCTTTCCCCCCCCTCGAGTGGTCGCCGAG